A genomic window from Deinococcus detaillensis includes:
- a CDS encoding S8 family peptidase → MNRATLTALLGLSLLLTACPQTTVPDPSGGAGTAGPSNPGAPASLPSQVSLSAANALSAAYTAPFDGTWNLTGLPGWLSAYPLSGSGNVKTTLTLNRSAAAPTRADVKQLSAGLQLLWKAHPLRGGAAGTTTLNVSADLYHLTGQVSGQISAQGPSALSVLPAAPLRVNPSALSNSAGARGVIVNYKTESALLSALPALTAGRVPNRGIESLALPVQTLSLAAQSGQTLKLDTSDVSATLSALRADPSVNYAVPDAVLRAQDVPAPALQAPYLPADEYAQLQYAYRLMGYSAVWRDMKSTPYLNPVTVAVIDTGVRFDHPDFAGRLWKSGEGALDIVTTDAYGPDTDPTDPGESGTTGSHGTHVSGIIAAGEGSFASPCAGCSTSGVVGAALSAPIKVLPVRAIDRFGSASESGVAMAIDYASGKPITLRAVTYTNPHPAQVINLSLGGPISVAGAQPLCDAIASATQRGVLVVVAAGNGGGTQPYYPAACAGAVSVASVRPDAGGLPLHAEYSQRYPQVTLAAYGGADPSNPTYNMNLKLGGVVVSDSIFSTSWNYDKNQPSYQFESGTSQAAPQVSALAALLLSKGVASTPAQALSIMQDTATDLGTAGRDDLTGYGLINAAAALGAPAISNTFTFSILGTTSTFAPVLDAAGQFSAYLPDGDFQVLAGYDRSGNALGGEASEPGAKASVTLGPSQPSADVGTLLIKP, encoded by the coding sequence ATGAACCGCGCCACCCTGACCGCGCTCCTGGGCCTCAGCTTGCTGCTGACCGCCTGCCCCCAAACCACTGTGCCTGATCCGTCAGGCGGCGCGGGCACGGCGGGGCCGTCTAACCCGGGCGCTCCGGCCAGCTTGCCCAGCCAAGTGAGCCTATCCGCCGCCAACGCGCTGAGCGCCGCTTACACCGCTCCCTTTGACGGCACCTGGAACCTCACCGGCTTGCCGGGTTGGCTCAGCGCTTACCCGCTCAGCGGCAGCGGCAACGTGAAAACGACACTGACCCTCAACCGCAGCGCCGCCGCGCCGACGAGAGCAGATGTCAAGCAGCTCAGCGCCGGGCTGCAACTGCTCTGGAAGGCCCACCCCCTGCGCGGCGGGGCGGCAGGCACCACCACCCTCAATGTCAGCGCCGACCTCTATCACCTGACCGGACAGGTGAGCGGGCAAATCAGCGCTCAAGGCCCTTCGGCGCTCTCGGTGCTGCCTGCCGCGCCGCTGCGGGTCAACCCTTCAGCCCTCAGCAACTCAGCCGGGGCGCGGGGCGTGATCGTCAACTACAAAACCGAATCGGCCCTGCTCTCGGCGCTGCCCGCGCTGACGGCTGGCCGGGTACCGAACAGGGGAATAGAAAGTTTAGCGCTGCCCGTGCAAACCCTCTCGCTCGCGGCGCAGTCGGGGCAGACCCTCAAGCTGGACACCAGCGATGTCAGCGCCACCCTCAGCGCCTTGCGGGCCGATCCCAGCGTCAATTACGCTGTGCCGGACGCGGTGCTGCGGGCGCAGGATGTACCGGCACCGGCCCTGCAAGCGCCTTACCTGCCCGCCGACGAGTATGCCCAGCTTCAGTACGCTTACCGCTTGATGGGCTACTCGGCAGTCTGGCGCGATATGAAAAGCACCCCATACCTCAATCCGGTCACAGTGGCCGTCATCGATACCGGCGTGCGCTTTGACCACCCCGATTTTGCTGGCAGGCTGTGGAAAAGTGGCGAGGGAGCGCTGGACATCGTCACCACCGACGCCTACGGCCCCGACACCGATCCCACCGATCCGGGCGAAAGCGGCACCACCGGCAGTCACGGCACCCATGTCAGCGGCATCATCGCGGCGGGCGAGGGCAGCTTCGCCTCGCCCTGCGCCGGATGCAGCACCAGCGGCGTGGTGGGCGCGGCGCTGAGCGCTCCGATCAAGGTGCTGCCAGTGCGGGCAATCGACCGCTTTGGCAGCGCCTCGGAAAGCGGTGTGGCGATGGCCATTGATTACGCTTCCGGCAAGCCCATCACGCTGCGGGCGGTCACGTACACCAATCCGCATCCGGCTCAGGTCATCAACTTGTCGCTGGGCGGGCCGATCAGCGTGGCGGGCGCTCAGCCGCTGTGCGACGCGATTGCCTCAGCCACGCAGCGCGGGGTGTTGGTAGTGGTCGCGGCGGGCAACGGCGGCGGCACCCAGCCGTATTATCCGGCGGCCTGCGCGGGAGCCGTAAGCGTGGCCTCAGTGCGGCCTGACGCAGGGGGTCTCCCGCTCCACGCCGAATACAGCCAACGCTACCCGCAAGTGACGCTGGCCGCTTACGGCGGGGCCGACCCCAGTAATCCCACTTACAACATGAATCTCAAGCTCGGCGGCGTAGTGGTGTCGGATTCTATTTTCTCGACCTCTTGGAATTACGACAAAAATCAGCCGAGCTATCAGTTCGAATCCGGTACTTCGCAGGCCGCACCGCAGGTCAGCGCCCTCGCCGCCCTGCTGCTGAGCAAAGGCGTGGCCAGCACCCCGGCACAGGCGCTCAGCATTATGCAGGACACCGCCACCGACCTCGGCACGGCGGGGCGCGACGATTTGACCGGCTACGGCCTGATCAACGCCGCCGCCGCGCTCGGCGCTCCAGCCATCAGCAACACCTTTACCTTCAGTATCCTGGGCACCACCTCCACCTTTGCTCCGGTACTGGACGCCGCAGGACAGTTCAGCGCTTACCTGCCTGACGGCGATTTTCAGGTGCTGGCAGGCTATGACCGCAGCGGCAACGCGCTCGGCGGCGAAGCAAGCGAACCCGGCGCAAAAGCCAGCGTGACGCTGGGGCCGTCTCAGCCCTCGGCGGACGTGGGAACACTCCTGATTAAGCCGTGA
- a CDS encoding Dps family protein codes for MTKKSKNTDLPESNAKVSTGSAKASKKKVAPITVNDVSDAMTPAEASVGKQTDAAHEGGEFNQLVNHHYLTEEQFGIVSETLQRNLATSINLYLKFKKYHWDIRGRFFRDLHLAYDEFIDEIFPSIDEQAERLVALGGSPKNAPEDLARYSVVKVPTETVRDARTQVADLVSDLSRVGKGYRDDSGTVDDAEDHATADMYNGYAGTIDKIRWMLQAMMDDEQLN; via the coding sequence ATGACCAAAAAGAGCAAGAACACCGACCTGCCGGAAAGCAATGCCAAAGTCAGTACCGGCAGCGCCAAAGCCAGCAAGAAAAAAGTCGCTCCGATCACCGTGAATGACGTGAGCGACGCCATGACGCCCGCCGAAGCCTCGGTGGGTAAGCAAACCGACGCGGCGCACGAGGGCGGGGAATTCAACCAACTGGTCAATCACCATTACCTCACCGAAGAGCAGTTCGGAATCGTTTCGGAGACCTTGCAGCGCAACTTGGCGACCAGCATCAACTTGTACCTCAAGTTCAAAAAGTACCACTGGGACATCCGGGGCCGCTTTTTCCGCGACCTTCACTTGGCCTACGACGAGTTCATCGACGAAATCTTTCCCAGCATCGACGAGCAGGCAGAGCGCTTGGTGGCCCTCGGCGGCAGTCCCAAAAACGCGCCGGAAGACTTGGCCCGCTACAGCGTGGTCAAAGTGCCCACCGAAACCGTGCGCGACGCCCGCACCCAAGTGGCCGATCTGGTCAGCGACCTAAGCCGCGTGGGCAAAGGTTACCGCGACGACAGCGGCACAGTGGACGACGCCGAAGACCACGCCACCGCCGATATGTACAACGGTTACGCCGGCACCATCGACAAAATTCGCTGGATGCTTCAGGCGATGATGGACGACGAGCAACTGAACTGA
- a CDS encoding long-chain fatty acid--CoA ligase, protein MKSTMMDVPLLIPEIVERARHFFAEREIVSLMVAGRGEDGQPTAKLHRTTYGEVAERALRLASAITAAGVGPGERVATLAVNSYRHLEAYLGVPSSGAVLHTLNIRLHPDQLCWIINHAEDKVLLIENLFADKIPTILENCPSIEKIVVLGPLPKPMDGVEDYDTWIMNHAPQSRYPEMLETDAAGMCYTSGTTGNPKAVTYSHRSTLLHSLASAPKDALNVGQSDAVLPIVPMFHVNAWGLPYTCSLYGAKLVFAGAFSDGPSLAKLMQDEQVTITAGVPTIWMGLLNELDRAVGAGKPYQLQLERLVVGGSAAPEAMIRAFSERHHLKLAQAWGMTETHPLGTVSITPPGMKFASDAGYALAAKQGVAVPTVQLEILDDAGNILPHDGKSMGRLITRGPWIAGSYYGGAGQENFLELGGQQWFDTGDIATLDGRGFMHIQDRAKDLIKSGGEWISSVDLENALMAHPAVSQAAVIAMPDPKWDERPLAVLVLRPDHDHPGYAELTAFLSPRFAKWWLPDAYEVVAAIPIGATGKFLKRELREQFAEKKAEGTAVR, encoded by the coding sequence ATGAAAAGCACCATGATGGACGTTCCACTGCTCATTCCCGAAATCGTCGAACGCGCCCGTCACTTTTTTGCCGAGCGCGAAATTGTCAGCTTGATGGTCGCGGGACGCGGCGAAGACGGCCAGCCCACCGCCAAACTTCACCGCACCACTTATGGCGAGGTCGCTGAACGTGCCTTGCGGCTGGCCAGCGCCATCACGGCGGCGGGCGTGGGGCCGGGCGAGCGGGTGGCGACGTTGGCGGTCAACTCCTACCGGCACTTGGAGGCTTACCTGGGCGTTCCCAGTTCCGGCGCGGTACTGCACACCCTCAACATTCGGCTGCACCCCGACCAACTCTGCTGGATCATCAACCACGCCGAGGACAAAGTGCTGCTGATCGAAAACCTGTTTGCCGACAAGATTCCCACCATCTTGGAAAACTGCCCCAGCATCGAGAAAATCGTGGTGCTGGGGCCGCTGCCCAAACCCATGGACGGCGTCGAGGACTACGACACCTGGATCATGAACCACGCGCCGCAAAGCCGCTATCCCGAGATGCTGGAAACCGACGCGGCGGGCATGTGTTACACCTCCGGCACGACGGGCAACCCCAAGGCCGTGACCTACTCGCACCGCTCTACTTTGCTGCACAGCCTCGCCTCCGCGCCCAAAGACGCGCTGAACGTCGGTCAAAGCGACGCCGTGCTGCCGATTGTGCCGATGTTTCACGTCAACGCCTGGGGGCTGCCGTACACCTGCTCACTCTACGGCGCGAAACTGGTGTTTGCCGGAGCATTTTCGGATGGCCCGAGCCTCGCCAAGCTGATGCAGGACGAGCAAGTGACCATCACGGCGGGCGTGCCGACCATCTGGATGGGCCTACTCAATGAGCTTGACCGCGCCGTCGGAGCTGGGAAGCCGTATCAACTCCAGCTCGAGCGCTTGGTGGTGGGCGGCTCGGCCGCTCCCGAAGCGATGATTCGGGCTTTTTCGGAGCGCCACCACCTCAAGCTGGCCCAAGCCTGGGGCATGACCGAAACGCACCCGCTCGGCACGGTCAGCATCACGCCGCCAGGAATGAAGTTTGCCAGCGACGCAGGCTACGCGCTGGCCGCCAAGCAGGGAGTGGCGGTGCCCACCGTGCAACTCGAAATTCTGGATGATGCGGGCAATATCTTGCCGCACGACGGCAAAAGCATGGGCCGCCTCATTACACGCGGGCCGTGGATCGCCGGAAGCTACTACGGCGGCGCGGGCCAGGAAAACTTTTTGGAGTTGGGCGGCCAGCAGTGGTTTGACACCGGTGACATCGCCACCCTCGACGGGCGCGGCTTTATGCATATTCAGGACAGGGCCAAAGACCTGATCAAATCCGGCGGCGAGTGGATCAGCAGCGTGGACTTGGAAAACGCTTTGATGGCCCACCCCGCCGTGTCGCAGGCTGCCGTGATCGCCATGCCCGATCCCAAGTGGGACGAAAGGCCGCTGGCGGTGCTGGTGCTACGGCCCGACCACGACCACCCGGGTTACGCCGAGCTGACCGCCTTTCTGTCTCCCCGATTCGCCAAGTGGTGGCTGCCCGACGCCTACGAAGTGGTGGCCGCTATTCCGATTGGCGCGACGGGCAAGTTCCTCAAGCGGGAGTTGCGCGAGCAGTTCGCAGAGAAAAAAGCCGAGGGAACAGCGGTGCGCTGA
- a CDS encoding substrate-binding periplasmic protein, protein MLRFRIHLAHLALLGSIIGLASPVQAAGLAKIQGKGQFRLAFSTAQPPLINQNAAAFEGFATELLSIIGKQMNVSNITWRKIGTPEALMQGLRSGNYDAVIDSQLPQPLSDVTLSKPLACTGGVILARPGGPTSENELKGKRVAVVTGSNYFYYVRSLPFDKQINVFTDDDQALLAFLTGKMDALVMDRYAALKMFKAAGAKVIQVSPLLWSQDITLVMNRSSGTELSANNEVLGPVNIALKKMLADGSYTALSKKYFGQDVRCVL, encoded by the coding sequence TTGCTACGATTCCGCATTCATCTCGCTCATCTGGCCCTGCTCGGCTCAATCATCGGATTGGCCAGTCCGGTTCAGGCCGCTGGCCTGGCCAAAATTCAGGGCAAGGGACAGTTCAGATTGGCTTTCAGCACGGCCCAACCGCCCCTCATCAACCAGAATGCAGCAGCCTTCGAGGGCTTTGCCACCGAACTGCTGAGTATCATCGGCAAGCAGATGAATGTCAGCAATATCACCTGGCGCAAAATCGGCACGCCCGAGGCGCTGATGCAGGGTCTGCGCTCAGGCAACTACGACGCGGTCATCGACAGCCAGTTGCCACAGCCGCTGAGCGACGTGACGCTCAGCAAGCCGCTGGCCTGCACTGGCGGGGTGATTCTGGCCCGGCCCGGCGGCCCCACCTCCGAGAATGAACTCAAAGGCAAGCGCGTCGCCGTCGTGACCGGCAGCAATTATTTTTATTACGTGCGCAGCCTGCCGTTCGACAAGCAGATCAACGTCTTTACCGATGATGATCAGGCGTTGCTGGCCTTTTTGACCGGGAAGATGGACGCTTTGGTGATGGACCGTTATGCTGCCCTCAAGATGTTCAAAGCGGCGGGCGCGAAGGTCATTCAGGTCAGCCCGCTGCTGTGGTCGCAGGACATCACGCTGGTCATGAACCGCAGTAGCGGCACCGAGCTGTCTGCCAACAACGAGGTGCTGGGCCCCGTCAACATCGCCCTCAAAAAGATGCTGGCCGACGGCAGCTACACGGCCCTGAGCAAGAAATACTTCGGCCAGGACGTGCGCTGCGTGCTGTGA
- a CDS encoding MBL fold metallo-hydrolase produces the protein MPDSLALAPNVFLFPAAVNSLVFVQGSGVLVVDTGLDEQHARKLLRGLEAQRLRPTAILNTHSHADHHGGNAAFLKRFPNLPIYAPPFEAAIIANPLLEPLYLYGAYPPQALQTKFLLAPASPAQAVEPGLVTLGGVDVELIEVPGHASRMYAVRVGEVLYAADALFGPEALSKHPLTFCVDSAAMKCSAQSLLSQGLPSLGGVRLTVPGHGQPTEELPALVAANLSAFERVTRAVHEAVTHACTVDTALKRVCDSLDVEMTNPGAVVLNRSVVSAHLAELVALGRVSMSVEGNQLLFAGQL, from the coding sequence ATGCCTGATTCGCTCGCCCTCGCGCCCAATGTCTTTTTGTTCCCGGCTGCCGTCAACTCGCTGGTGTTTGTGCAGGGCAGCGGTGTGCTAGTGGTCGATACCGGCCTAGACGAGCAGCACGCCCGCAAGCTGCTGCGCGGCTTAGAAGCTCAGCGTCTGAGGCCGACAGCCATTCTCAACACCCACTCGCACGCCGATCATCACGGCGGCAACGCGGCTTTCCTTAAGCGCTTTCCTAATCTGCCGATCTACGCGCCGCCTTTCGAAGCCGCCATCATTGCCAATCCGCTCTTGGAGCCGCTTTACCTTTACGGCGCATACCCACCGCAGGCCCTTCAAACCAAGTTTTTGCTGGCTCCAGCGAGTCCGGCACAGGCCGTTGAACCCGGCTTGGTGACGCTCGGCGGCGTGGACGTAGAACTGATCGAAGTGCCGGGCCACGCTTCTCGAATGTACGCCGTGAGGGTAGGGGAGGTGCTGTACGCCGCCGACGCGCTGTTCGGGCCGGAAGCGCTGAGCAAGCACCCGCTGACTTTTTGTGTGGACAGCGCCGCCATGAAGTGCAGCGCCCAGAGCCTGCTGAGTCAAGGCTTACCCAGTCTGGGCGGCGTGCGCCTGACGGTGCCTGGGCACGGCCAGCCCACTGAAGAGTTGCCCGCTCTGGTGGCCGCCAACCTCAGCGCCTTCGAGCGGGTCACGCGGGCCGTGCATGAAGCCGTGACACACGCCTGCACGGTGGACACGGCCCTGAAGCGCGTCTGCGACAGCTTGGACGTTGAAATGACCAATCCCGGCGCAGTCGTGCTCAACCGCAGCGTGGTGAGCGCCCACCTCGCGGAGTTGGTGGCATTGGGCCGCGTGAGCATGAGTGTGGAGGGCAATCAGCTCCTCTTCGCGGGGCAGCTTTGA
- a CDS encoding metal-binding protein, producing the protein MPSGRVHNIINTATYGLIAAATLWAQSQQLVVLTLPQAASFSVAYAVGTFLLSPDLDLAEGRVDSKRRWGPLGFIWVPYGRMFSHRGLSHTWLLGPLTRLVYLGLIALLLYSALLLVWPKLHWPASWPATTSSPSLEVLLPLALGYYVSQWLHLIADGIRPDHGMRRSQQKFRKLRGGARRLGKGR; encoded by the coding sequence ATGCCGAGTGGGCGCGTTCACAACATCATCAACACGGCCACCTACGGCCTGATCGCTGCGGCGACCTTGTGGGCACAGTCGCAGCAACTCGTGGTTCTCACGTTGCCGCAGGCCGCCAGCTTCAGCGTTGCCTACGCGGTGGGCACCTTCTTGCTGTCGCCGGACCTTGACTTGGCTGAGGGACGGGTGGACAGCAAGCGCCGCTGGGGGCCGCTGGGTTTCATTTGGGTGCCGTATGGCCGCATGTTCAGCCACAGGGGTCTGTCGCACACGTGGCTGCTGGGGCCGCTGACCCGCTTGGTGTATCTGGGCTTGATTGCCCTGCTCCTCTACAGTGCGCTGCTGTTGGTGTGGCCAAAGCTGCACTGGCCTGCGTCTTGGCCCGCCACCACCTCCTCGCCCAGTCTTGAAGTGCTGCTGCCGCTGGCGCTGGGCTACTACGTCAGCCAGTGGCTGCACCTGATCGCCGACGGCATCAGGCCCGATCACGGCATGCGGCGCAGTCAGCAAAAATTCAGGAAGCTGCGCGGCGGGGCGCGGCGGCTGGGCAAGGGGCGCTAA
- a CDS encoding DUF4385 domain-containing protein has product MSDQPKQPAKKFDYSLHYAELDLRAHPELYRIGVGEQGVLLVQPYKAEILPHWRFATPEAAEESSQKIYQLFLDYLAAGDVVGADMARKFLQMGYTRSRRYANHKGGKKYDGPVPDDKKGVSGAHGRPELPRMPEDPVKAESARIFKAKWDEAAANAEYKRLKQEHRERYG; this is encoded by the coding sequence GTGAGCGACCAACCTAAACAGCCGGCCAAGAAGTTTGATTACAGCCTTCACTACGCCGAACTCGATCTCCGCGCTCACCCTGAGCTGTACCGAATCGGCGTGGGCGAGCAGGGCGTCTTGCTGGTGCAGCCTTACAAAGCTGAAATCCTCCCGCACTGGCGCTTTGCCACGCCCGAAGCAGCAGAGGAGAGCAGCCAGAAGATTTACCAGCTGTTTCTGGATTATTTGGCGGCGGGTGACGTGGTGGGCGCGGACATGGCCCGCAAATTTTTGCAGATGGGGTATACCCGCTCTCGGCGCTACGCCAACCACAAGGGCGGCAAAAAGTACGACGGGCCAGTTCCAGACGACAAAAAAGGGGTCAGCGGCGCACATGGCCGCCCCGAGTTGCCGCGCATGCCTGAAGACCCCGTCAAAGCCGAGTCGGCCCGCATCTTTAAGGCCAAGTGGGACGAAGCGGCGGCCAACGCCGAGTACAAGCGGCTCAAGCAGGAGCACAGGGAGCGGTACGGGTGA
- the ychF gene encoding redox-regulated ATPase YchF: protein MSSLSIGIVGLPNVGKSTLFNAITRAGALAANYPFATIEPNVGRVNVPDERLAALSKVFTKGDRVPPIIPTFVEFVDIAGLVKGASQGEGLGNQFLANIREVDAIAHVVRCFEDGNVIHVSNKVDPLDDIETINTELILADLAGLEKRVVGLSKKAKGGDKEAKEQLEIAEAILKVLGEGQPARAAQVEGEVPKDFGLITNKPVIYVANVGEDNLASDNEYVQLVRDHAAKEGSHVVKISAQIEGELAEMEEEDARAFLHDLGVQESGLDQLVKVGYDTLGLITFITSGEKEVRAWTIHKGEKAPEAAGEIHSDLERGFIRAEVIEWQKMVEAGGWTTAKSKGWVRTEGKEYVMKDGDIMNVLHNM, encoded by the coding sequence ATGTCAAGTTTGAGTATCGGAATCGTTGGCCTGCCCAATGTCGGCAAATCGACGCTGTTTAACGCCATCACCCGCGCCGGAGCGCTGGCCGCCAATTACCCGTTTGCCACCATCGAACCCAACGTGGGCCGCGTGAATGTGCCGGACGAGCGCCTCGCCGCGCTGAGCAAGGTCTTTACCAAGGGCGACCGGGTGCCGCCGATCATCCCGACATTCGTGGAGTTCGTGGACATCGCTGGCCTCGTGAAGGGCGCTTCGCAGGGTGAGGGACTGGGCAATCAGTTTCTGGCCAATATCCGCGAAGTCGACGCGATTGCCCACGTGGTGCGCTGCTTTGAAGACGGCAACGTGATTCACGTGTCCAACAAAGTCGATCCGCTGGACGACATCGAAACCATCAACACCGAGCTGATTTTGGCCGATTTGGCGGGCTTAGAAAAGCGTGTGGTGGGCCTGAGCAAAAAAGCCAAAGGCGGCGACAAGGAAGCCAAAGAGCAACTCGAAATAGCTGAGGCCATCTTAAAAGTTTTGGGCGAGGGCCAACCCGCTCGCGCCGCACAGGTAGAAGGCGAAGTGCCTAAAGACTTCGGCCTGATTACCAACAAGCCGGTTATTTACGTTGCCAACGTCGGTGAAGACAATCTGGCCAGCGATAACGAGTACGTCCAATTGGTGCGCGATCACGCCGCCAAGGAAGGCTCACACGTCGTCAAGATCAGCGCCCAGATCGAAGGCGAACTGGCCGAGATGGAAGAAGAAGACGCCCGCGCCTTTTTGCATGACCTCGGCGTACAGGAAAGCGGCCTCGATCAACTTGTCAAAGTCGGCTATGACACGCTGGGCCTGATCACCTTCATCACTTCCGGCGAAAAAGAAGTGCGGGCTTGGACGATTCACAAAGGCGAAAAAGCCCCCGAAGCCGCCGGAGAAATCCACTCGGACTTGGAACGCGGCTTTATCCGGGCCGAAGTGATCGAGTGGCAAAAAATGGTGGAAGCTGGAGGCTGGACCACTGCCAAAAGCAAAGGCTGGGTCAGAACCGAAGGCAAAGAGTACGTGATGAAAGACGGCGACATCATGAACGTTCTGCACAATATGTAA
- a CDS encoding SRPBCC family protein codes for MAQPLSFKDTIVIRSRPDVLFRLVLDPKRRTRWDPNIRLANYVGEEKLASGTLVNIKLERRLLGLSYTAKYGQIQAPFRGGWEAVKPFGPIEKYTQSWVFKNIPGGTEVTLSTNATIRYNFIGKQIEAQLRNMSGQTLIELQRAVDQQGAQLMEDTAKQFQDKMRAEKAAAKKQGKTKKPKAAK; via the coding sequence ATGGCTCAACCGCTTAGTTTCAAAGACACCATCGTTATTCGCTCACGGCCCGACGTGCTGTTTCGGCTGGTTCTTGATCCCAAACGCCGCACCCGCTGGGATCCCAATATCCGCTTGGCCAACTACGTCGGCGAAGAAAAACTGGCCAGCGGCACCCTGGTGAATATCAAGTTGGAGCGGCGGCTGCTGGGCTTGTCGTACACCGCCAAATACGGCCAGATTCAAGCGCCGTTTCGCGGCGGTTGGGAAGCGGTGAAGCCCTTTGGCCCCATCGAGAAGTACACCCAGAGCTGGGTTTTCAAGAACATTCCTGGCGGCACCGAAGTCACGCTGAGCACCAACGCCACCATCCGCTACAACTTCATTGGCAAGCAAATCGAAGCTCAACTCCGCAACATGAGCGGGCAGACCCTCATTGAATTGCAGCGGGCGGTGGATCAGCAGGGCGCTCAACTGATGGAAGACACCGCCAAGCAGTTTCAGGACAAAATGCGGGCCGAAAAAGCTGCCGCCAAAAAGCAGGGCAAGACCAAGAAACCCAAAGCAGCCAAGTAG
- a CDS encoding GlcG/HbpS family heme-binding protein encodes MTSTPAKSVSTPNISCGAALELIAAARAAAKRLGVNMAVAVTDTGGHLRAFERADHAPFLVAEVAINKAWTAASFGRPTHVWNEIVQSPEVSPLNHHPRMTALGGGYPVVENGQVIGGLGLSGGSSAQDQQAAEEALREMGFEVK; translated from the coding sequence ATGACCAGCACTCCAGCGAAATCTGTTTCTACCCCCAACATTTCCTGCGGCGCGGCGCTCGAACTCATTGCGGCGGCCCGCGCCGCTGCCAAGCGACTCGGCGTGAACATGGCTGTTGCCGTCACCGATACGGGCGGGCACCTGCGGGCTTTTGAGCGGGCCGACCACGCGCCCTTTTTGGTGGCGGAGGTGGCGATCAACAAAGCCTGGACTGCCGCCTCGTTTGGCCGCCCCACTCACGTTTGGAACGAAATCGTCCAGAGCCCTGAAGTCTCGCCGCTCAACCACCACCCGCGCATGACGGCTCTGGGCGGCGGGTATCCAGTGGTGGAAAATGGACAGGTGATTGGCGGCCTCGGCCTTTCGGGCGGCAGTTCGGCGCAAGATCAGCAGGCTGCCGAGGAAGCGCTGCGGGAGATGGGTTTTGAGGTGAAGTGA
- a CDS encoding DUF1802 family protein produces MTLTALKEWDVQAQALTTGQTAVILRKGGIMETHGGFEVQHREFLLYPTFLHQNAAEVRSEFSGLLRPDPAPGQIVVPARAEVLGVYKIEALDKALALEEVQALNASAIERRFHYRNRPWLHAVVLRVWPLTPPLRIEETPELLGCVSWVPLADFSVGTLSFETAAPALAESALTEIRAEVARRLS; encoded by the coding sequence ATGACCCTGACCGCCCTCAAAGAATGGGACGTCCAAGCCCAAGCCCTGACCACCGGCCAGACCGCCGTGATTTTGCGCAAAGGCGGCATCATGGAAACGCACGGCGGCTTTGAAGTCCAGCACCGCGAGTTTTTGCTTTATCCCACCTTCCTCCACCAAAACGCCGCCGAGGTGCGCTCCGAATTCAGCGGCCTGCTGCGCCCCGACCCCGCGCCGGGCCAGATCGTCGTTCCTGCCCGCGCCGAGGTACTGGGCGTCTACAAAATAGAAGCGCTGGATAAGGCACTGGCCCTCGAAGAGGTGCAGGCTTTAAATGCCAGCGCGATTGAGCGGCGCTTTCACTACCGCAACCGCCCTTGGCTGCATGCTGTGGTGCTGCGGGTCTGGCCGCTGACGCCGCCGCTCAGGATCGAGGAAACGCCGGAGCTGCTCGGCTGCGTGAGTTGGGTGCCGCTGGCTGACTTTTCAGTTGGAACCCTTTCGTTTGAAACTGCCGCGCCCGCTCTCGCTGAGTCGGCACTCACCGAAATCCGCGCCGAGGTGGCCCGCCGCCTAAGCTAG
- a CDS encoding ComEA family DNA-binding protein, whose translation MSGSSPLERGAAAVLTALALGCGAWALFPAFSPALHRPTVTHAALPVSATAEAAPTYATTASVRPLISGRLNLNTATEEQLEALPSIGPALAARLIAARPYHTLTDLDAVRGVGPVLLGKLTPLVEF comes from the coding sequence ATGTCTGGTTCTTCACCGTTGGAGCGCGGCGCGGCGGCAGTCTTGACCGCGCTGGCACTCGGTTGCGGGGCTTGGGCGCTGTTCCCCGCTTTCAGTCCCGCTCTGCACCGACCAACCGTGACCCACGCGGCGCTGCCCGTTTCGGCCACCGCTGAGGCCGCCCCAACTTATGCCACCACCGCCAGCGTGAGGCCGCTGATTTCTGGCAGGCTCAATCTCAACACCGCCACCGAAGAGCAGCTCGAAGCCCTGCCCAGCATCGGCCCAGCGCTGGCTGCCCGCTTAATTGCTGCCCGCCCGTACCACACCCTCACCGACCTCGACGCGGTGCGCGGGGTGGGGCCGGTGCTGCTCGGCAAACTGACGCCGCTGGTCGAGTTCTGA